CGCAGAGCGTTAATTCAAGGCTGCTCAATCTTTCACAATCTAAAATCTAAAATAGGATTAGGCATAAGTTCGGTTTCAAAGCGGCTATAAACAATTTGAGTCGGATACCACGAAGAAAACCAGTACAAATCTTGAATAACTCTGTAAGTACTATCGGTATCAGCTAACTCCAAATGAACTAAGGCTAAATTATTTAATCCAACCACTTCTCGTCCCTCTTGAAACCAGGAGGATTGCCAAAACATTAAACGCTGTAACCATTTACACTGAGAATTTTTTCTAGTCATTAGCCACGACAAATTGCGTCCAAAGTCGGCAGTTTGATTCCTTTGTCGAGGAATCCACTCCAGCAGACAATTCCACTCAGGTTTCATTTGCAACAGGTGGGTGCGGGCGCGGTGAGTTTGTTTGGCTGTTATTTCTACCATATCGGGTAGATTAGACCATCCTACCCAACGCCGTAGCTTTTCGCGTAAAAGCCAGTCTTTAAGACGTGTATGGATAAGGCGAGTAATAGTCTCTTCATTTTTCAATGCACTAGCAGTTAATTGCACTAAGACAGATTTAGTCTCAGAGTTTGCATAAGACATCCGCACAACAGAACTGTAGTGGATATCTCCAGATAGAACAATGACTTGTTGGCGTTGCTCAAACAAAGTAATTAGAAATCGTGCCAATGCTTCAGTATGAATATTCCAAGAATCACCAACGTCTGTAGAAAAAACTTTGTCGCGTCGCAATTGCCAATGATGAATCCAATCAATTACTTGCAGCCCAAATAAATTTGTTGGTGCAATTACAAATGTGGCTTGAATCTGGGGTGCTTGTTGTAGAGGCTGAGAAAGTTGACGCTCAAAGGCTTGCTGACATAGTAACATTGGTGGCGCAGTCGGTTTCTGATCCGCAGGATAACCCCGCCACGTGCGTGTATCTAAAACAATCACTTCATGGCAAGAACTCCTAACTGTATAATGCCAAGTAAGTGCATCAGGATGTCGATTGAGCATCAACACTGAATCATCTAGATCAAATTCAGGTAGGCCAGTGTGTGGGTTAGTAGGTGGCATTCCTAGATAGCGAGCGATCGCATTATAAGCTACCGTATCCGTCCCTCGTGAAGCAGACCAGTCCTGAGCCGCCGCCAATAATTTTTCACCAGATTCACCCTCTGCAAATTGCTCAGGTGTATTCCCCCATCCTTGAAAAACTGCATAGGCTAATAGTGCATTTTGAACGGTTCTCTGCCCTAAAGGTTTTCCCAGTACTCTTAAACACCAAGCTTGGTTGAGGTTCCAATCATCGCTAACATCATGATCATCAAAGATGCTGTACATCGGAATATTCGCCAAAGCGCGGCGCACTTTCCAGAGGGTGTGAATAAACTCTCGCATATCTCGAACTTCTAAATCCCATTGCCGCCGGGCTTTGCGAGTATCCATTATCCCCCGCCCCATAGAGAAAGTAGTCGGCCAGCATACTGGTGACCAAACTAATAGATAAGATACGTAATACTCGCCAAGGCTGAGTAGATGACTGGCAACTTTGGCAGATTTACTGTGTAATCCGGCAGTAAAGCCCGCTTGGTAAGTCGCAATCTCTACGCGATGACCGGGAGGTAACTGATTTGGTGTGTAATAACTAACATCTGTAGCCTGATTCTGAGTAACTGGGAGGTGTTCTTCCCAGCCCAATAGCGCATCACCCAGCCGACTTGACGCCCATAATAAGGGGTCAGCAACATCATCTCCATAAATCTGGTCGCCCGTGAGAAATAGTTGATGGGGACGTTGACGAGGCTGATTCGCAGTTTTCTCGATTAAACAGTCTAGGATAGGCAGTGCATCGAATCCGTTGCCGTGGGGTTTGCGACAGGAACCATGTACAATTCGTAAATCTTCAAGACGGGTTGGTGGTAAGACAAATGTTGGTTTTTGATGGTCAAAATAGCTGATGTTGACATGGGGAAAGCGGCTTGAACACAAAGCTTGTTGCAATGGTTGCTGAGTTTGTGCAGTCTGGTCAGTGAATTGGAGATCGTAGGCATATATGCGATCGCTACTGAGGCGATGTGTACCTGTACGAGCCGTTACCGCTACAATATGAAGTGATTTTCCTAGCGCTACGGTAGAGCGTCTACCCACCAATAGACAATTTCCTAACAGCGTACCGTCATTTCTTGTGTCGTAAACCTTAAGTTCTACTTTGCTAGGCTGTTTGAGTGCGACCCAGACTGTAACCGATTCAGGTTCTATACGTTGTAAAATTGGGCCTGCCAAAATCAGCGGCAGGTTCTGTAGAAACTCATCCCCAGATTGATAATTCATTGAATTAAGACTTCTGCCCACGGTCAATCCAGACACCTCTTAATCCGGCTGCTTTCGCTCCGTGGTAGTCTTCTATGATGCTGTCGCCAATGTGCCATGCTGCTTCTGGTGGACAGTTATGTTTCTTTAAGGCAATGGCAAAAATTTGGGGATCAGGTTTAGCTGCACGCGCTTGGGTAGAAATAGTGATTGATTTAAAATATTCTCTGAGTCCCAAACTTTGCAACACTGAGTAAATCCGGGAATCGAAATTGGATAATATCCCAAGCTCAATTCCCAAGCGTCGCCAGTTAACCAAAGCTGCTAAAACATCAGGATAAATAAACCAAGGTTCCGCAGTCCCAAAGTGGATGTAGAGTTCACTAAAAAAAGCTGAAAAGTCAGAAAATTCTTTGAGGACACCTGCACCTTCAAAGGTGTTCAAGGCAATTATCCGCCACCAATCAAACTCGCGCTGGGGAATATCTTGGGTTTCTGCGTCTGGAAATATCGGCGGTGGCGCTGCTTTAAAGCTTTGGATAAATGTTGTGTTCAATGTCTCGGCTGAAACTTTCACGCCAAATTCCTGGGCTATCTGACTATAAACTTCGCCCACACTACCTTTAACTCCGAAGAGTGTCCCCACAGCATCTAAAAAAATAACTTTCGGTTGTTCCATCAAACTTTTAAGCTTTTGAATGTTGAATTTTAGATTTTGGCTTGTTAGAGAGCTTCAGTGAGTAAGGCGCACCATCTGCTACTGAGAAAGCGTTTCTATAATAGGACGGACTAACCAGTTAAATCCAACTTTGAGCTGATGGTCTAAAGTTGGCAACCTATATAAGTAGGCAACACGACGAGCGATGTATGCCAGAGGGCCTTCTAGTTTGATTCCTAAACCGGTGAGGGTGGCGTTATCTATCCCCAATGCCATCATTTCTCCTAACTGTTGATAACGGAAGGGAAGTAAGGGGCGATTAGTAAGAGAAGCCCAAATATTCCAAGCGGTATAATCAGATTGTTGGAAAGCTGCTTGTGCAGTGGCAGGAACTTGTTGTCCTTCAGCATCATGAGAATCTACTAAGTCTCCCAAAGCAAATATTTCTGGATGGTCAAGGACTTGCAGGGTAGGTTGAGTGGTAATTTGACCACGCTGGTTTTGCTTCAGAGGAAGGGATTTGACTACGGGAGCAACTCGCGTTCCGACAGTCCAAATTACCAACTCTACGGGAATTGTGTCTACTTGATTTTTGTACTCTAGGGAGATGCTATCTTGGTTGATTAATTCGACTTTGGTTTCTAAATCAATAAATACCCCACGGGCTTCTAAAGCTTTCCTGGCTGCTTCCCGGTTAAACTCTGGTGAAGTTCGTAATATTTGGTCAGCAATTTCAATTATCCGCAGCCGTCCTCTTTCGCCTAGTCTGTCTGCTAATTTACAGGCTAATTCCACACCACTGTAGCCAGCCCCAACAATTGCCACGCGAATTTTCTCTGCATCTGATTCTTCCAAGATTCGCAGGCGTTCTTCTAAGCGATAGGCGTCAGATATAGTGCGGAAGGGGTGGGCATAGGATGTCGCACCAGGAACCACATCTAGAGGTGTTTCTCCACCCAGCGCCAAAACTAATCGGTCGTAGGGGATTTCTGGGCCATCCTGTAAATGTATCCGTTTTTGGTCGATGTCAATTCCAGAGACAACTGCTTGATAAAAACGCACACCTGTGCCTTGTAAAAGTTCTTCAAATGGGGGAGCAATTTCCCAGGTTTGCAGTTCGCCTGTGAGTAATTCGTATAATAAGGGAGAAAATAGAAAGCGATCGCTTTGATCTACTAAAACAATTTCGGGTTTTTGTGTAGATTCCCAAGGTAACTGGCTTAAGCGCAGCGCAGTGTAGAGACCACCAAAGCCTCCACCAAGGATACAAATTCTAGAAGTTTGTTGAGTCATCGATATCGATATATATTAGGACGGTTAATCCCAGTAGGGCAACTAACTTCAGTGTAATGATTTCTTTCGGTCTATTGCCATGAGCCAACAATCTGAGTATTCCTCTTCATGCAGTTCATGTGCAGTTAATAGCTTTATTTTTACAAAACCACATTTTTCATAGCAGCGGATAGCGCGAGTATTGCTAACGTGGGGGTCGATGACAATCTTATCAGCTTGTGATACTTCAAAAAGATACTTTACAATTGCTTTTAGCACTTTTGTCCCAATTCCCTGATTCCAATACTTTGTTTCACCTATAAATAAGTCAATTCCATAGACATTTTCTGTTTTATCTAAATAATACATTTGTCTGTCGGTTTCTGATAAGTCATTTAGCGCATAATACTGTAGGTAACCAATGGGAACACTTTGATAGTAGAAGAGACAAGGAACAACAGGGTCATCTTCTGTAATTAGAGGTTTGTATGTTGCTATAATTCTTTCTAAAGAAAAAGGATTATTTCTTCCTTCGTAAAATTCTAGTACTTCCTCATCAGTTAGCCATTTTGCCATCAACTCATAGTCGTATATCTCATCTTGCATGAGACGAATAGCAATTTCAGCATTTTCAACTAGCATATCTAGCTTTAGTCTGGAATTTTATAGTTATTAATCACTTTTTATAAATTACACTTTAATCATAAGCAAAAAGCGGTTTGTGTATAAATCACAAACCGCCTATAGTCTATAATTTAGAGAAAATGGAATTAATTACCGCCTGATGTGACAGCTTTATTATGCTGGTTACTATCGTCTGCTTTAATGTACCATTTGCCATCTTGGCCTTCTGCATATTGGTTTTTAACGCTATTCCAAGCAATATCACGAGCGCCTTCTTCACTCAAACCATCTTTTTGAGCGGCATTAAATGCTGCGATAAAAATCTGTTGTGCTTCTTGGGGGAGTTGTTGCTGTAGTTCTTGAGGCAGTTCATCTACTTTGTTATATGGCATAAACCTACTCCGATCATTTCAAGTTGAGTTTATGCTAAAAAATTTGCAGTCCAACTTCCTCTTTCTCTAAGTATAGACTCAAAATTATCATACTCAGGACTTATAGAGAATACTCAAAAAAGTAACTGCATACTCCTATAGAGAAGGAAGCGAAGCGTAAGTAACGCATTAGAAGGGTTCGAAGAGTAAGAGTTTTAGAGAGTTTTTTCATAAGTCATAATCCTTTTGGCAGAGTAAGACAACTTTTAAATCAATGATGCAATAATATTAATGCTCATAGCTAAAATTGTTGTATTAAAAAAGAAAGATAATATGCCATGTAATAGAGTTAAGCGTCTCATATCGTGCGATGTCGTCTCTACATCAGAAACTTGGCTAGTCATGCCGATTACAAAAGAATAGTATAAAAATTCCCAATAGTCTGGATGGTCGTTATTGGGAAAATCTAAACCCTTAGCTATTTCGTCAGGATTACCACGATTAATATGTTGATAATAATTGTGTGCATATTGCAATGCAAACATCGTATGCACAAGTAACCAAGAACCTATAATCGTCATAATCGAAAGCGCTAGGTGTAAGCTCAGTAGAACTGTTGATAGCGCTTTTTTATCAGTGAGTAAAAACCCAATGGCTAACACACTTGCACAAGCTGCTGCAATTATCAGCATAAATATAGCTAAACGACCTTCATATTCAGTTTCAGCATAACGACGGGTTTTCTCTGGAGTAGAGGTGATCATCTTCCACCAAGTTATGGCTAAAAAAAAGTCAGCACCAGCATTCCAAGCGCAAAGAATTCGAGTGGATAAAAGCAGCCAATTAGGAAGTATTGCTAAGACTAATGCAGCAAAACCAGCAGCAATTATTACTCGTGGGCGAGGGTCAAAGTTTTTAAACAAGTTAAGTTTAATAGGCACTTTAGTAACTCATTTTAACTATAAAGCATGATTAGCAGTATACACTCTAAGCTAATAATACAAATAGCGCAGAGTTGTCATTTGCTAAAGTATACAATGGGGGGAAATAATATTATAAATTATTCCTGAGTACTGAGCCAAGACAAACAGTAAAATGACTAATTTTTCTCCATATTTCATATTAGGTAAAAACAAATAAAATAAAGTTTTTAGTTCGCATTTTAGTGCTGAAACCTAAACTACGAAGATCCAATTTTCTTTACTTTAACTATTTATATTCACTAACTAAACTTAAAAAATACTAATACGTTACATTATCTCGCCATTTTTCTAACATCTTAGCGCTTACTCCTGGTACTCTATCCAAGTCTTGTAAAGATGTAATTTTCTGCTGCTGACGAGCAATGAGTATTCTTTGAGCTAATTTCTTCCCAACACCAGGAAGAGTTTCTAGTTCTTCTAGAGTTGCAGTGTTGAGATTGACTTGTTTAATTGCTGAAATTTCGCTTGATGAAGAATTTTTAATCTGGGGACACCGTTTTTGTTCTGATTTGATTTTTTCTTGAATTGCTAGTGGTAAACCTGGTTTAGCTTGAGCATAAAGACGAGAAAATTCACGTAGATAATGAGCCGCAACAGTGGAATTTTCAATCACTACAAGTGTCTCGTCGTTGCCATTATTAGCAGCTGTTGACCAGTTGTGTGAGCCTGTAATGACTATCTGATTATCAATAACACCAAATTTATGATGTAATAGATCACCTTTGGGTAATATAGGTACGCCTACGGTAGTAATTGGATTTTGCCAAGGATGATTATCTACTTCATATTTACATTTGTTACTGAGAGCAACGCCCATCATATCTAATGCTTCGCTGTAAGGACGATAGGCAAATTGTGGCTCAATCAAAGTCCGAATTTCTATACCTTGCTGATGGCGCTTTTCTAAAAGATTCGCAAGACGTTGCTCAGAAAAGACAAATAACGCCATATTAATAGATTTAGTTGCTGAATCTAAATTTTTGCCAATTAAACCATTACTACTGTTAATCCAAGGTTGGGTTGGAGAATTAGGTGAGAACTGAAGAGTAATTTTAGTTTTACCTAAAGTGATTTGTTGAGGTATACGTATCGGCTTTTTCAATCCAAATCTACTATCTGGTTTACCTCCTGGGCCATCGCCCCACATGATATTAAACTCTTCTGTAAATAAAGATGCTAACTCTGGACTGTCAATTTTTAACAAATTATTAGCATTACCCAAACTGTTAGGATTAGTGAAATCGCCATGAGTATCACTTAATGTAAAATTGGCTGAAGTGATAATTACAATACGATTGTCTACAATGAGAAACTTGTGATGCATCAAGCTACTGCCTACTGAACCATCTGCTCGATCATCAAGCCAGGGGATTTTAGCATTTTGAACAATTACCAAAGCATCTCTTTGATTGATTTCCTCTGGAGTAAGTTTGTTATCTTTGTTAATGTCGATAAATTGGCGAAACTCGTTGTAGCGTTCTCGTTCCCTTTTATCTAACTTACTCACTTCATCAGTTGTGAAACTACTCCAAGGTCGGCTATAAGTGTTTTCTAAAATTATTCTGACTTTTACCCCAGCTTTTTGTTTATCAACGAGTGCTTGGGCAACTTTGGGTAAACGTAATTCTTGTACCGCCACATCTACTGTAGATTTAGCTTGAGAAATGGCATCAACAATTTGTTTTTCTAAATCATCTCCAACGCGCGTTTGTAGGCGGTAAGGTTCTTTGTATTCTGAAGACTCGGAATGGTTAAAATAAACTTGCACTAAAGGATCTTGTGGCAAAGGTGCTGGACGTTTGTTATGAGGCTGAACACGTTGACAACCTGCAAGAGTAAATATAAGTAAAAAGATATAAACGAAATACCTTTGTTTAGGAAAAAGTTGCACGGTAATCTGCTAAAAGTGAATTGGGAGTAAACACACTTATGGTTCCCAAAAAAAAGAGTATGTCAAATTAAGTAGAGGGATAGCTGTACAAGTAGGGCAAAAAATCCACCCATCGAAGCGGAAATATTCATATTTTGTCAGGATTTACCTATTTACCTCTAGATGTAAAAAATAGAGACAGCCGTTGCAAGCGTGTGTTTTTACTCAAATATTGGTTATATGCAAATTTATTTAGATTACAGCGCCACTACTCCTACTCGTCCAGAAGCGATCGCAATTATGCAAGCAGTCCTCACCCAACAGTGGGGTAATCCCTCCAGCTTGCATGAGTGGGGACAACGCACAGCAATGATTGTGGAACAAGCTAGAGTCCAAGTTGCTGGCTTAATTAACGCTGCTGATCCCGCATCTATTGTCTTTACCTCTGGTGGCACAGAAGCAGATAATTTGGCAATTATGGGTGTAGCTCGGTTGTACGCTGTGCCTCAACATATAATTATTTCCAGCGTTGAACATTCCGCAATTTCTGAAACAGTGCGATCGCTAGAAATGTGGGGTTGGGAAGTAACGCGCTTAGCTGTGGATAGTAAAGGTAGAGTCAACCTGCTAGATTTAAAAGCTGCCTTGCAACATAACACGGTTTTAGTCTCGGTGATTTATGGTCAAAGTGAAGTAGGCACAGTGCAACCAATTGCAGAATTGGGAAAAATTGCGCGATCGCATGGTGCTTTGTTCCATACAGATGCAGTGCAAGCTGCGGGACGTTTGCCTATAGATGTGCAAGCACTAGCCGTTGATTTACTCAGCCTTTCCAGTCATAAAATATATGGGCCGCAAGGTGCAGGGGCGTTGTATGTGCGGCCTGGTGTAGAATTGATCCCTTTACTAGGTGGTGGTGGGCAAGAAATGGGATTGCGTTCTGGTACGCAAGCAGTACCTGTAATTGCTGGTTTTGGGATAGCAGCTGAACTAGCAGCACAAGAACTAGCTACAGAAACACCAAGATTGATTGAGTTACGCGATCGCTTTTTTGCCCACTTAGCTGAAATTCCTGGTTTAATTCCCACAGGCGATGACAATCACCGTTTACCTCATCACGTTAGTGTCTACCTAGAACACGCCGATGGCGAAAAACTCAGCGGGAAAACTATAGTACGGCAGTTAAATTTAGCTGGTATTGGTATTAGTGCTGGCGCTGCCTGTCACAGCGGTAAACTTAGCCCTAGTCCGATACTTTTGGCAATGGGTTATTCGCAAAAAGCAGCCTTGGGCGGAATTCGCATGACATTGGGGCGTGATACCACCGAAGCTGATGTGGATTGGACAGCGATGGTGTTGAAGCAGATTTTGCAAAGACTGACACCAGATTTGTCTTTAGTTAAGCGTTAATCGCTCATACTAAAATTTAGGTACAGCATTTGTTGGAGTTGGAATATTTTCTATGTCCCTGCAAGAGCTTAAAGAGCAAGCCCGTCAACTGCCAGCGAGCGCCTTGAACTAGTTCGTGCAATCATTGAATCTTTACAAGATGTTCTCAGCCAACCAGCTGAAAGATCACGCATCATCAAGCAAATGAAGGGTTTATTGAAGACTAATCAGCCAGCACCAACTGATGAACAAGTGAAATCAATGCTAAAAGAACGTCGTGTAGAGAAGTATCTTTAGTCGTTTCAGCATAACAAAGAAATGCGATCGCCTTTATCGTGCAAGTTTCTGATTAGAGGAGGGGTGAGCGTAACTCCCGATTTCACGGCTGCCGAAAGGGTTAGACAAGTCTTTTCCCAAAAGCTAATATTTTGAGTCATAAAGGAGTTGACTCACGATTTATACCAATTCTCTTGTAGGAAAGCAATACATTGTTTGTAGTAGCGCTTAAGCGCAATTCTTTGCCTGATTGAATCTGTCCTCATATTTTAGAGAAACGGTATTATTTCACTACTTTTGAGGATTTTCTTGAATGAATAAATTTATTATTGGTATTGGGATGTTCTTTGGCTCTACGCTTGGCAGCTACATCCCAGTATTGTGGGGTGGAAGCTTGCTATCGTTCACCTCGATTCTCTTCAGCGTCGTTGGCGGGATTGTGGGGATTTTGCTTGCGTATCGCATATCAAAATATCTAGGCTTTATCTGATCTGTGAAATGAGATTGCTAAACAGTAAGAAAGTGCGATTCTTTGCAGGATAACCCACCATTTTTGGACTGTAGCTAACTTGACTTTGCTACCCTCTAGAAACAATGCTGAGAAATAGATTTATGAATCTTCTACCAAAGAAAAGCCAATCCAACCAAAATGTAATGTGAACAGCTACTATTACCCAAAATATAACTTGATATGAAACCTTGCTACTTTTGTGGCGTAATCTTCTTTGGGCGATAAATGCCCCCAACCATCCACCCATCAATTCACAAAAATGTAATGTCTTTTCTGATACTCTCCAACGTCCCTGTTTGGCACGAGATTTATCATCTGCATACAGTCCAAAGGTAATAAAACTCATTACAGGATAAAGAATTAAAGGGATTGGATTTAAAGTCGTAAATGCAAAATGCATTGCGCCTAAACTCGGTAATAAAGATAAGAACAATACCTCAAATATTAAAGAAGGTTTTACCGTAGGCTTGAATGTTTCTTTTTTTATTGCAGAAGATGAGGCTCTTGGCATGGGTTTGATTACAACTCCCTCAATGAAGGCATTGCAAGCCTGAATTCTTCCATTTTTATCAACCGTTGCTTGATAGCAAATCACGTCACCAACTTGTGGACGACGATTGGTTTCTTTGAGTGCAGTGATATGAAGAAAAACATCTTGACTGCCGTCATTGGAGCTTATGAAACCAAAACCCTTATCATCCTTCCATTTTGTTAGTTGACCTTTACGTAAAACAGGTTTCATGAAAGTCCTTGAATATCAATAGTTTATTTTTAAGGTTCCCATGTCAATCTCAATAAACAACATCAATTCTGATCGCGTCCATAATAGCTACTCTTGTAAGCCCAATTGAGCGATTTTCTCAAACAGATACTAGACATCGCCTGTACACCATCAATACTTTCGCCACCAACACATTCCTTAGCAGAACTGCTAGGATTTCAACTATTGCCCATTGGTTTTGTGCTGGCATGTGAGCGGTACTCGTGGCGTTCTATGTCGCTACTGCCGAAAATAAGAGCCAATACTGAAACAATAGGAGTAAGTGATAAAGCAACATATAAACTATGAGTGAACTTCCCAACAGTCTTGAAGATGCGATCGCCCAATCGCGCACAGCCACACTCGCTGCCCTTGCAGATGGCCACACTCGTATACAAGTTGATTTTCTCTTCCCAGAACTTAAACCTTTACCCATAGCAGAACAATTTCTGCCTCTGTTTGCAGAATATGATTCCCGGTTGAAAGTTTTCTTTGCTGATGCTGGTGCTGCTGCCCTTGCCCGCCGAGATTGGGTAGAGACACCATTTCAAATTTTGGATATCGGTTCGGGTAGGGCTGCCTCATTACAATCAAAAATTCAGCCAGATGATGAAATTTTCTTATTCGTTGCTCCCACTTCTGTAGAAGTGCCGCAGTTAGAAAAGCTCAGTCAAGAAATAGGCGATCGCCCTTTAGTCTTATTAAATCCTCGCTTAGAGGATGCCGCCACTATCGGCATCGGTTACGCAGCTAGGCAAATCCGCGATCGCTTTATCAGTACCATTGAGTCTGTTTATTACCTACGTCCTGTAGATGATGAAACTGCGGTATTTCGTTCCTACCCTGGACAGTGGGAAGTTTGGGTAGAAACTAATGGCGAATATCAAAGAATTGCTGAATTACCCAAAAAACCATCGGGTGATGAGTTGGATCTCATCCTCTTACAGGGACAACCGCAAACCACAAACGTTGTACCTGGGAAAAAACCTAATGTGTTTAAGAGTTTACAACGGTTTTTAAAAGCGTTGAGTAGTTAAGAGAACGCAGAGGTAGCAGAAAGAGATTTTGTTATCTGCTGCCTCATTTTATCTATAAAATCAAAATTAATACCTATTACTTAAAGTAAGATACAAATAATTACGACTTAAGCAACACGTATTTCCTTTAAAAAGCAAATTATTATTAGCAAATGAATTTTTTAGATAAGATAGCTCTCACAGGATTGTCGCTAGGCCTTTTATTTTTTATCTTAGGGTTTTCATTAAGTCTAGTCATAACTTCAGGATTCATTAATGAAACAGCACGTTTATTGATAAGTGCTGGTGGTTTTCTCTTTATCAGCTCAGTTATTACTGGCTTGTTTGCCGCTATTATAAATATCTGGAAGAATTAATCTTTAACTAATGCTCTGCAAAGGATTGATAGATATACTCCCTAAAAAAATTTAATGCTATTACTGTTCCAACACACTTCTCTCAACTATTTTCATTAACCCACGGCATAATCTGTATACTGCCGGATATATGGCGGATGAAACCCAACTACAATATCATGTTTTGGTACTCCCATCGCTACTAATTTCTCGCCTACATCCTCCTCTGTACCATTCCACTGAATCCAAATTTTACTGTTTTTGATATCAAAATGCATTACAGGGCCGAAAACCCTACGTTTATTTTGCCAACCAATATAAATCAGTTGGTAATGATCTCTTTCTACATCAAAAATTGTTTGGGCTTCAATTTCATTATTAGATGTGACAAATTGGGCATATTCTGTAATTAGTTTTTGAACACACTTACGATATTTATCTAAATCTGTGATCGGATAATTTTCTCCGTTTCCACATCATAAACTATCAAATAGATTTGACTACGCTTGATAATAGTTTGAATATTAGGAGTGCTGAGTTAAGGTTATGGGG
This region of Nostoc sp. UHCC 0302 genomic DNA includes:
- a CDS encoding PhoD-like phosphatase, coding for MNYQSGDEFLQNLPLILAGPILQRIEPESVTVWVALKQPSKVELKVYDTRNDGTLLGNCLLVGRRSTVALGKSLHIVAVTARTGTHRLSSDRIYAYDLQFTDQTAQTQQPLQQALCSSRFPHVNISYFDHQKPTFVLPPTRLEDLRIVHGSCRKPHGNGFDALPILDCLIEKTANQPRQRPHQLFLTGDQIYGDDVADPLLWASSRLGDALLGWEEHLPVTQNQATDVSYYTPNQLPPGHRVEIATYQAGFTAGLHSKSAKVASHLLSLGEYYVSYLLVWSPVCWPTTFSMGRGIMDTRKARRQWDLEVRDMREFIHTLWKVRRALANIPMYSIFDDHDVSDDWNLNQAWCLRVLGKPLGQRTVQNALLAYAVFQGWGNTPEQFAEGESGEKLLAAAQDWSASRGTDTVAYNAIARYLGMPPTNPHTGLPEFDLDDSVLMLNRHPDALTWHYTVRSSCHEVIVLDTRTWRGYPADQKPTAPPMLLCQQAFERQLSQPLQQAPQIQATFVIAPTNLFGLQVIDWIHHWQLRRDKVFSTDVGDSWNIHTEALARFLITLFEQRQQVIVLSGDIHYSSVVRMSYANSETKSVLVQLTASALKNEETITRLIHTRLKDWLLREKLRRWVGWSNLPDMVEITAKQTHRARTHLLQMKPEWNCLLEWIPRQRNQTADFGRNLSWLMTRKNSQCKWLQRLMFWQSSWFQEGREVVGLNNLALVHLELADTDSTYRVIQDLYWFSSWYPTQIVYSRFETELMPNPILDFRL
- a CDS encoding HAD family hydrolase, which gives rise to MEQPKVIFLDAVGTLFGVKGSVGEVYSQIAQEFGVKVSAETLNTTFIQSFKAAPPPIFPDAETQDIPQREFDWWRIIALNTFEGAGVLKEFSDFSAFFSELYIHFGTAEPWFIYPDVLAALVNWRRLGIELGILSNFDSRIYSVLQSLGLREYFKSITISTQARAAKPDPQIFAIALKKHNCPPEAAWHIGDSIIEDYHGAKAAGLRGVWIDRGQKS
- a CDS encoding NAD(P)/FAD-dependent oxidoreductase; amino-acid sequence: MTQQTSRICILGGGFGGLYTALRLSQLPWESTQKPEIVLVDQSDRFLFSPLLYELLTGELQTWEIAPPFEELLQGTGVRFYQAVVSGIDIDQKRIHLQDGPEIPYDRLVLALGGETPLDVVPGATSYAHPFRTISDAYRLEERLRILEESDAEKIRVAIVGAGYSGVELACKLADRLGERGRLRIIEIADQILRTSPEFNREAARKALEARGVFIDLETKVELINQDSISLEYKNQVDTIPVELVIWTVGTRVAPVVKSLPLKQNQRGQITTQPTLQVLDHPEIFALGDLVDSHDAEGQQVPATAQAAFQQSDYTAWNIWASLTNRPLLPFRYQQLGEMMALGIDNATLTGLGIKLEGPLAYIARRVAYLYRLPTLDHQLKVGFNWLVRPIIETLSQ
- a CDS encoding GNAT family N-acetyltransferase; amino-acid sequence: MLVENAEIAIRLMQDEIYDYELMAKWLTDEEVLEFYEGRNNPFSLERIIATYKPLITEDDPVVPCLFYYQSVPIGYLQYYALNDLSETDRQMYYLDKTENVYGIDLFIGETKYWNQGIGTKVLKAIVKYLFEVSQADKIVIDPHVSNTRAIRCYEKCGFVKIKLLTAHELHEEEYSDCWLMAIDRKKSLH
- a CDS encoding ChaB family protein codes for the protein MPYNKVDELPQELQQQLPQEAQQIFIAAFNAAQKDGLSEEGARDIAWNSVKNQYAEGQDGKWYIKADDSNQHNKAVTSGGN
- a CDS encoding DUF1345 domain-containing protein, which gives rise to MPIKLNLFKNFDPRPRVIIAAGFAALVLAILPNWLLLSTRILCAWNAGADFFLAITWWKMITSTPEKTRRYAETEYEGRLAIFMLIIAAACASVLAIGFLLTDKKALSTVLLSLHLALSIMTIIGSWLLVHTMFALQYAHNYYQHINRGNPDEIAKGLDFPNNDHPDYWEFLYYSFVIGMTSQVSDVETTSHDMRRLTLLHGILSFFFNTTILAMSINIIASLI
- a CDS encoding DUF655 domain-containing protein, which codes for MQLFPKQRYFVYIFLLIFTLAGCQRVQPHNKRPAPLPQDPLVQVYFNHSESSEYKEPYRLQTRVGDDLEKQIVDAISQAKSTVDVAVQELRLPKVAQALVDKQKAGVKVRIILENTYSRPWSSFTTDEVSKLDKRERERYNEFRQFIDINKDNKLTPEEINQRDALVIVQNAKIPWLDDRADGSVGSSLMHHKFLIVDNRIVIITSANFTLSDTHGDFTNPNSLGNANNLLKIDSPELASLFTEEFNIMWGDGPGGKPDSRFGLKKPIRIPQQITLGKTKITLQFSPNSPTQPWINSSNGLIGKNLDSATKSINMALFVFSEQRLANLLEKRHQQGIEIRTLIEPQFAYRPYSEALDMMGVALSNKCKYEVDNHPWQNPITTVGVPILPKGDLLHHKFGVIDNQIVITGSHNWSTAANNGNDETLVVIENSTVAAHYLREFSRLYAQAKPGLPLAIQEKIKSEQKRCPQIKNSSSSEISAIKQVNLNTATLEELETLPGVGKKLAQRILIARQQQKITSLQDLDRVPGVSAKMLEKWRDNVTY